A single genomic interval of Arthrobacter sp. NicSoilB8 harbors:
- a CDS encoding ATP-dependent DNA helicase has product MRLLPPRTHHSAVPVLSPDQLAAVEVPPGSGPVLVPGAPGTGKSTVLVEAAVRRTRRDGLDPERMLILAPGRLAADTLRDRFTARLDRSLSTTPARTWASYAFDLIRRAKAEGILPLPRQPKLLSGPEQDLIIKELLEGHALPGLELPWPEDLDAALQTRGFRQEVRQLFDRIIESGRTAEDLVALARQCNRPDWIPAAALYSEYRDVLDLRMPEAFDPAGIITAARQIFQDAPEFLAAERDRLQLILVDDIQEANPAVFELLADIAAGKDAIITASPDTVVQGFRGARPDLVAELPRLLAADGVILERPLWTAHRHAPAVAESWLSVAGRISRRSGGQSARRLEQPAAVPTPDGPGDPSPRIAVDGCSGSVEAHLLPSPVHELRYVAQRILEAQLNDARELGDIAVIVRNGGQLSQLQRYLAGQGIPVRIPVAESAVRDEVAVRPLLDAYAVALDPAALTPESAVSLLTSRIGGATSIELRRLRQSLRGEELLGGGGRTSDALLVEALLEPGALATLGIEGHSARRIARMIRAGRDAAEAPGANAETVLWALWHSTGLASRWTEAALAGGSAGARADRDLDAMMALFHTAERFVDQLPGSGPEQFLEYLLSQELPMDTLAARAQLEDAVELMTPASAAGREWPVVIVPGLQEGVWPNTRLRGELLGSTLFADAVEHGVQYALQLDPLSRLREIRYDELRSFSTAVSRARDVLICTAVSSEDEQPSSFLDYVAPLPPGQDRRGFTPVERPLTLRALVAELRQYAQLDPRAPESAEAAAVLGLLATAQPPVPGAHPASWWGLAELSSEEPVVPPGGTVFVSPSKVETVQKSPLDWFVQAAGGEAATDFARSLGTLVHAIAQDLPDASGGEYVAELVRRWPTLGMKDNWEGKLDFQRAESMVRKLAQYVLVMRSEGRSLVGVEQDFEVKLGDLPAETAASAVPAGAAGSGSGDTGGTGPARPAVLRGQVDRLEIDAEGRLVIVDLKTGKRQPGKAELERHPQLGAYQAAVLAGGFAGPDDGPPPLPGGAVLAQLGTTTKSPGIQSQVPLDPQDNWALELVGDAARVMSGSTFQARHDPSKGGHGGHGCRLPEVCPLCVRGKQVTE; this is encoded by the coding sequence CTGCGCCTGCTGCCGCCCCGGACCCACCACAGTGCTGTCCCGGTGCTGTCGCCCGACCAGCTCGCCGCCGTCGAGGTCCCGCCCGGATCCGGCCCGGTTCTGGTGCCGGGGGCTCCCGGCACCGGCAAATCGACAGTCCTGGTCGAAGCCGCCGTCCGCCGCACCCGGAGGGATGGCCTGGACCCGGAACGGATGCTCATCCTGGCTCCCGGCAGGCTTGCCGCGGATACACTCCGCGACCGCTTCACGGCCCGCCTGGACCGGAGCCTGAGCACGACACCGGCCCGCACCTGGGCGTCGTATGCCTTCGATCTGATCCGGCGGGCCAAAGCCGAAGGCATTCTGCCGCTGCCGCGCCAGCCAAAGCTGCTCTCCGGCCCGGAACAAGACCTGATCATCAAAGAACTGCTCGAGGGACATGCCCTGCCCGGCCTTGAGCTACCGTGGCCGGAAGATCTGGACGCCGCGCTGCAGACTCGCGGTTTCCGGCAGGAGGTCCGCCAGCTCTTTGACCGGATCATCGAATCCGGGCGGACGGCAGAGGACCTCGTCGCCCTTGCCCGGCAGTGCAACCGGCCCGACTGGATTCCGGCGGCAGCGCTGTACTCCGAGTACCGCGACGTCCTGGACCTGCGCATGCCCGAGGCCTTCGACCCCGCAGGCATCATCACCGCAGCACGGCAGATCTTCCAGGACGCCCCGGAATTCCTTGCCGCGGAGCGCGACCGGCTGCAGCTGATTCTCGTGGACGACATCCAGGAAGCGAACCCCGCCGTCTTCGAACTGCTCGCAGACATCGCCGCAGGCAAGGACGCCATCATCACCGCCTCGCCGGACACGGTGGTTCAGGGCTTCCGCGGCGCGCGCCCCGATCTCGTGGCGGAGCTTCCCCGGCTCCTGGCCGCCGACGGAGTCATCCTGGAACGTCCGCTCTGGACGGCGCACCGGCATGCCCCGGCCGTGGCAGAGTCGTGGCTGTCGGTGGCCGGGCGCATCTCCCGACGCTCCGGCGGTCAGTCCGCACGCCGGCTCGAGCAGCCCGCAGCAGTCCCGACGCCGGACGGTCCGGGCGACCCGTCGCCCCGCATCGCCGTCGACGGCTGTTCGGGATCGGTGGAGGCGCATCTGCTGCCGTCCCCGGTCCACGAACTGAGGTACGTAGCTCAGCGGATCCTCGAAGCCCAGTTGAACGACGCGCGGGAACTCGGGGACATCGCGGTGATCGTGCGCAACGGCGGCCAGCTCAGCCAGCTGCAGCGGTACCTGGCCGGCCAGGGGATTCCGGTGCGGATTCCCGTCGCCGAATCCGCGGTCCGGGACGAGGTCGCCGTGCGTCCTTTGCTGGATGCCTATGCCGTGGCCTTGGACCCTGCAGCGCTCACGCCCGAGTCCGCCGTGTCCCTGCTGACATCCCGGATCGGTGGCGCCACCTCCATCGAATTGCGCAGGCTGCGGCAGTCACTCCGCGGCGAGGAACTGCTCGGCGGTGGCGGGCGGACCAGCGACGCCCTCCTGGTCGAAGCCCTGCTGGAGCCCGGAGCGCTGGCGACACTGGGCATCGAGGGGCACTCGGCCCGCCGGATCGCCCGGATGATCAGGGCCGGGCGGGACGCCGCCGAGGCCCCCGGAGCCAACGCCGAAACGGTGCTGTGGGCACTCTGGCACTCCACCGGCCTGGCCTCCCGCTGGACCGAGGCCGCCCTGGCCGGAGGGTCGGCCGGGGCGCGGGCCGACCGCGACCTCGATGCCATGATGGCGCTGTTCCACACCGCCGAACGCTTCGTTGACCAGCTCCCCGGCTCCGGCCCCGAGCAGTTCCTGGAATACCTGCTGAGCCAGGAGCTCCCGATGGACACCCTGGCCGCCAGGGCGCAGCTTGAAGACGCGGTGGAACTCATGACGCCTGCCAGCGCCGCAGGCCGGGAATGGCCTGTGGTCATCGTGCCGGGGCTTCAAGAAGGCGTGTGGCCCAACACCCGGCTGCGCGGTGAGCTGCTCGGCAGCACCTTGTTTGCCGATGCCGTGGAACACGGCGTGCAATATGCCCTGCAGCTGGATCCGCTCAGCCGGTTGCGCGAAATCCGCTATGACGAACTCAGGAGCTTTTCCACCGCGGTGTCCCGCGCCCGCGACGTGCTGATCTGCACGGCTGTGTCCTCTGAGGACGAGCAGCCGTCCTCATTCCTGGACTATGTGGCGCCGCTGCCTCCGGGGCAGGACCGGAGGGGCTTTACCCCGGTCGAGCGGCCACTGACCCTCCGGGCCTTGGTCGCGGAACTGCGCCAGTACGCACAACTGGACCCCAGGGCCCCCGAATCGGCCGAAGCCGCGGCCGTGCTGGGGCTCCTGGCCACAGCACAGCCGCCGGTCCCCGGCGCGCACCCGGCGAGCTGGTGGGGGCTGGCCGAGTTGTCCTCCGAGGAGCCGGTTGTGCCTCCGGGCGGCACCGTCTTCGTTTCGCCCTCGAAGGTCGAAACCGTGCAGAAATCACCGCTGGACTGGTTCGTCCAGGCCGCCGGCGGGGAAGCGGCGACGGATTTTGCCCGCAGCCTGGGAACCTTGGTCCACGCCATAGCGCAGGACCTCCCAGACGCCTCGGGGGGAGAATACGTCGCGGAACTCGTCCGGCGCTGGCCCACGCTGGGAATGAAGGACAACTGGGAAGGCAAGCTCGACTTCCAGCGTGCGGAGTCCATGGTCCGTAAACTCGCCCAGTATGTCCTCGTCATGCGCAGCGAGGGCAGGAGCCTGGTCGGCGTCGAACAGGATTTTGAGGTGAAGCTTGGGGACCTTCCGGCGGAGACGGCCGCTTCCGCGGTGCCCGCGGGGGCCGCCGGATCCGGGTCCGGCGACACCGGGGGCACCGGGCCGGCACGGCCCGCCGTGCTCCGCGGCCAGGTCGACAGGCTGGAGATCGACGCCGAAGGCCGGTTGGTGATCGTTGACCTCAAGACCGGCAAGCGCCAGCCCGGCAAAGCGGAGCTGGAGCGTCATCCGCAGCTCGGCGCCTACCAGGCAGCCGTGCTGGCCGGGGGCTTTGCGGGTCCCGACGACGGTCCGCCGCCGCTGCCGGGCGGAGCCGTCCTGGCCCAGCTCGGCACCACCACCAAGAGCCCCGGCATCCAATCCCAGGTCCCGCTGGACCCGCAGGACAACTGGGCGCTGGAGTTGGTTGGCGACGCCGCCCGGGTGATGTCCGGCAGTACTTTCCAGGCCCGCCATGATCCGTCCAAGGGAGGACACGGCGGCCACGGCTGCCGGCTCCCCGAAGTGTGCCCGCTGTGCGTGCGGGGAAAGCAGGTTACTGAATGA
- a CDS encoding MGMT family protein, with amino-acid sequence MRTEYVEAVLELVALIPAGTAVAYGDVAELLGSGGPRQVGSVMSHHGTSVPWWRVLKSSGDAPPGHEHEALSLYLREGTPLLGGYEDFLRTGEGRWRVDLAAGRWAPTDADFDRIDAIAERLERALHKLSVPDDEMTV; translated from the coding sequence ATGCGGACGGAGTATGTGGAGGCAGTGCTGGAACTCGTGGCGTTGATCCCCGCCGGGACCGCGGTGGCCTATGGCGACGTTGCTGAACTCTTGGGCTCCGGCGGCCCGCGTCAGGTCGGTTCCGTCATGAGCCACCACGGCACCAGCGTGCCTTGGTGGCGCGTGCTGAAGTCCAGCGGGGACGCACCTCCCGGCCATGAGCACGAGGCACTCTCGCTCTATCTGCGGGAGGGGACACCGTTGCTGGGCGGTTACGAGGACTTCCTGCGGACCGGCGAGGGACGCTGGCGGGTTGACCTGGCCGCAGGCCGGTGGGCGCCCACCGACGCCGACTTCGACCGGATAGACGCCATAGCTGAGCGCCTCGAACGGGCATTGCATAAATTGTCGGTACCGGATGATGAAATGACTGTGTGA
- a CDS encoding 3'-5' exonuclease yields MSTWNSLPRAAFDLETTGRNSRSARIVTASVTVVDSDGGVIKEHEWLADPGVEIPTEASDIHGITTEQARREGRPAAEVTRELAAVLQELFDSGVPVIAFNASYDFTVLAAESARYGVPQLSRFPVLDPYIMNKQVDRYRKGKRTLTALCEEYGVSLDNAHTSAADALATLRMLDAMAGKFPKLRMPAGNLHQLQIEWASAQAADFQSYLRKTKPAAVIEGDWPVLPPEDASRGDF; encoded by the coding sequence ATGAGCACTTGGAACAGCCTTCCCCGCGCAGCCTTCGACCTCGAAACAACGGGCCGCAACTCCCGCTCGGCGCGGATCGTCACGGCGTCAGTCACCGTGGTGGATTCCGACGGCGGCGTGATCAAGGAACACGAGTGGCTAGCCGACCCCGGCGTTGAGATTCCCACCGAGGCCAGCGACATCCACGGCATCACCACCGAGCAGGCCCGCCGCGAGGGCCGCCCTGCCGCCGAAGTGACGCGCGAACTCGCCGCGGTACTGCAGGAGCTGTTCGACTCCGGCGTGCCGGTCATCGCGTTCAACGCCAGCTACGACTTCACCGTCCTCGCTGCCGAATCGGCCCGCTACGGCGTCCCGCAGTTAAGCCGTTTCCCCGTCCTGGACCCGTACATCATGAACAAGCAGGTGGACCGGTACCGCAAGGGCAAGCGCACGCTCACTGCCCTGTGCGAGGAATACGGCGTCAGCCTCGACAACGCCCACACCTCTGCCGCCGACGCCCTGGCAACCCTGCGCATGCTTGATGCCATGGCGGGAAAATTTCCCAAGCTCAGGATGCCGGCGGGCAACCTGCACCAGCTCCAGATCGAGTGGGCCTCGGCCCAGGCCGCGGATTTCCAGAGCTACCTGCGCAAGACGAAGCCTGCCGCCGTGATCGAAGGCGACTGGCCGGTCCTGCCCCCGGAGGACGCAAGCCGCGGCGACTTCTAG
- a CDS encoding ABC transporter substrate-binding protein: protein MKSKALKWLTTVPVAVAVAVSLAACGGGSAQTSASPTDALQGSDQTSLDKYTTKDVTPLDKIDKSKLGLISDGTLTVGTLSDAPPNIYIDKSGKFTGYDNELLRAIADKLGLKVEFKATGFASLLAQVQNKQFDLGSSSISTTDARRKTVGFTNGYDFGYMAVVAKKDAPVKGFKDLTKDTRIAVVQGTVQDDYVTNTLQIEPVRFEDYNTAYANLKNGQVDAWVAPSQQATGQVKEGDGTVIAESVVNTQNFTAYAVNKDNQALIDALNSGLDAVIADGTWSKLTKEWYPDRETPATWSPGSKAVTVPKS from the coding sequence ATGAAAAGCAAAGCCTTGAAGTGGCTGACAACCGTTCCCGTGGCCGTCGCCGTGGCGGTCTCCCTGGCGGCGTGCGGTGGCGGGTCGGCGCAGACCTCGGCATCACCGACGGACGCGCTGCAGGGCAGCGACCAGACCTCCCTGGACAAGTACACCACCAAGGACGTCACGCCCCTGGACAAAATCGATAAGTCCAAGCTCGGCCTCATCAGCGACGGAACCCTCACGGTGGGTACGCTCTCGGACGCCCCGCCGAACATCTACATCGACAAGTCCGGCAAGTTCACCGGCTACGACAACGAGCTCCTGCGCGCCATCGCCGACAAGCTGGGCCTCAAGGTGGAGTTCAAGGCGACCGGCTTCGCGTCGCTGCTCGCCCAGGTCCAGAACAAGCAGTTCGACCTCGGGTCCTCCTCGATCTCCACCACTGACGCCCGCCGCAAGACCGTGGGCTTCACCAACGGTTACGACTTCGGCTACATGGCCGTGGTGGCCAAGAAGGACGCCCCCGTCAAGGGGTTCAAGGACCTGACCAAGGACACCCGCATCGCGGTGGTCCAGGGCACCGTGCAGGATGACTATGTCACCAACACGCTCCAGATCGAGCCCGTCCGCTTCGAGGATTACAACACCGCTTACGCCAACCTGAAGAACGGTCAGGTTGACGCCTGGGTCGCGCCGTCCCAGCAGGCCACCGGCCAGGTCAAGGAAGGCGACGGCACGGTCATCGCCGAGTCCGTTGTGAACACCCAGAACTTCACCGCGTACGCCGTCAACAAGGACAACCAGGCGCTCATTGACGCACTGAACTCCGGCCTCGACGCCGTGATTGCCGACGGCACCTGGTCCAAGCTGACCAAGGAATGGTACCCGGACCGCGAGACTCCGGCCACGTGGTCACCGGGCTCCAAGGCCGTCACCGTTCCGAAGTCCTAG
- a CDS encoding amino acid ABC transporter permease, whose protein sequence is MDALDQLVKTFFDWEAMAAVLPNMIMFGLPNTLILAVSSGVLGCILGMVLAVMGTSRLTALRVLSRIYTDIFRGVPAIVIILLIGLGLGPVVRVTTGSTNPFPLAIFALTLMAAAYIGEIFRSGIQSVEKGQLEASRALGFSYGSSMRLVVIPQGIRRVLPALVNQFIALIKDSSLIYLLGLIASQREIFRIGNDAAANTGNLSPLVAAAFMYLLLTVPLTHLVNYIDNRLRTGRPEKKQPDDAAALIGKGAQP, encoded by the coding sequence ATGGATGCACTCGATCAACTCGTCAAGACCTTCTTTGACTGGGAGGCGATGGCAGCCGTCCTACCGAACATGATTATGTTCGGGCTGCCCAACACCCTGATCCTGGCGGTTTCCTCGGGCGTGCTCGGGTGCATCCTGGGCATGGTCCTGGCCGTTATGGGCACGTCCCGCCTCACTGCGCTCCGGGTGCTGTCCAGGATCTATACGGATATATTCCGCGGCGTCCCCGCCATTGTGATCATCCTCCTGATCGGCCTCGGGCTCGGACCCGTGGTCCGGGTGACAACCGGATCCACGAACCCGTTCCCGCTCGCCATCTTCGCCCTGACCCTCATGGCGGCGGCCTATATCGGCGAGATTTTCCGCTCAGGCATCCAGAGCGTGGAAAAGGGCCAACTGGAGGCCTCCCGTGCCCTGGGCTTCAGCTATGGCTCGTCCATGCGTCTCGTGGTGATTCCGCAGGGCATCCGCCGGGTGCTCCCGGCCCTGGTCAACCAATTCATCGCGCTGATCAAGGACTCGTCCCTGATCTACCTGCTGGGCCTGATCGCCAGCCAACGCGAGATCTTCCGGATCGGTAACGACGCAGCGGCCAACACGGGGAACCTTTCGCCGCTGGTTGCCGCGGCGTTCATGTACCTGTTGCTGACCGTTCCGCTCACCCACCTGGTCAACTACATCGACAACCGCCTGCGCACCGGCCGTCCGGAGAAGAAGCAGCCGGACGACGCCGCGGCCCTGATCGGGAAGGGAGCACAGCCATGA
- a CDS encoding amino acid ABC transporter ATP-binding protein, with protein sequence MSEFASGSLTGKNLHLSFGSNHVLRGIDLHVEKGTTASVIGPSGSGKSTLLRVMNRLIEPDQGDILLDGRSVLKDNPDELRQRIGMVFQQFNLFPHKTVVDNVSLALRKLRKLPAEQARAEALEQLDLVGLKHKADARPANLSGGQQQRVAIARALAMKPEVMFFDEATSALDPELVKGVLALMTDLAKGGMTMVVVTHEMGFSRTVSDTVTFMDGGVVVESGPPEQIFTNPRTERLQGFLSDVL encoded by the coding sequence ATGAGCGAATTCGCCTCCGGCTCGCTGACCGGCAAGAACCTGCACCTGTCCTTCGGATCCAACCACGTTCTGCGCGGCATCGACCTGCACGTGGAGAAGGGCACTACCGCGTCTGTGATCGGCCCCTCAGGTTCCGGGAAGTCCACGCTGCTGCGGGTCATGAACCGCCTGATCGAACCGGATCAGGGAGACATCCTGCTGGACGGCCGCTCGGTCCTGAAGGACAACCCGGACGAACTGCGCCAGCGGATCGGCATGGTGTTCCAGCAGTTCAACCTGTTTCCGCACAAGACCGTGGTGGACAACGTCTCGCTCGCCCTGCGGAAGCTGCGCAAACTGCCGGCCGAGCAGGCCCGGGCCGAGGCACTCGAGCAGCTCGATCTGGTGGGGCTCAAGCACAAGGCCGACGCGCGTCCCGCCAACCTCTCCGGCGGCCAGCAGCAGCGCGTGGCGATCGCGCGTGCGCTGGCTATGAAGCCGGAGGTGATGTTCTTCGACGAGGCCACCTCCGCCCTCGACCCGGAACTCGTCAAGGGTGTGCTGGCGCTGATGACCGACCTCGCCAAGGGCGGCATGACCATGGTGGTGGTCACCCACGAAATGGGCTTCTCCCGCACAGTCTCGGACACGGTCACGTTCATGGACGGCGGCGTCGTCGTGGAGTCCGGTCCGCCGGAACAGATCTTCACAAACCCGCGGACCGAACGGCTGCAGGGCTTCCTCTCCGACGTACTCTAG
- the hemL gene encoding glutamate-1-semialdehyde 2,1-aminomutase, with protein MTSSMPRNEELFDRARQLMPGGVNSPVRAFGSVGGTPRFMVSAKGAYLTDADGADYVDLVCSWGPALLGHAHPEVIAAVHAAVDRGLSFGASTPDEANLAAIVKERVPAAERVRMVSTGTEATMTAIRLARGFTGRNLVIKFAGCYHGHLDGLLAAAGSGLATLALPGSAGVTAATAAETLVLPYNDLDAVEAAFAKHGDSIAAVITEAAPANMGVVTPGEGFNAGLSRITREHGALLILDEVLTGFRTGYSGYWGLTGGAADAAEPWVPDLLTFGKVIGGGMPTAALGGRAEVMDYLAPVGPVYQAGTLSGNPVAMAAGVATLTHATPEVYSFVDARSLELSAALSSALDAAGVDHSIQRAGNLFSVAFGTGARGVHNYDDAQGQEVFRYAPFFHSMLDSGVYLPPSVFEAWFLSAAHDDAAMNRIFEALPAAAKAAAAAKP; from the coding sequence ATGACTTCCAGCATGCCTCGCAACGAGGAACTCTTTGACCGCGCCCGCCAGCTGATGCCGGGCGGCGTGAACTCGCCCGTGCGCGCCTTCGGCTCCGTGGGCGGGACGCCGCGGTTCATGGTGTCCGCCAAGGGTGCCTACCTGACCGACGCCGACGGCGCCGACTACGTCGACCTCGTCTGCTCCTGGGGCCCGGCGCTGCTGGGCCACGCCCACCCGGAGGTGATCGCCGCCGTGCACGCCGCCGTCGACCGCGGCCTGTCCTTCGGCGCGTCCACGCCGGACGAGGCCAACCTCGCCGCGATCGTCAAGGAGCGCGTCCCGGCCGCCGAACGCGTCCGGATGGTTTCGACCGGTACCGAGGCCACCATGACCGCCATCCGGCTGGCCCGCGGCTTCACCGGCCGGAACCTCGTCATCAAGTTCGCCGGCTGCTACCACGGCCACCTCGACGGCCTTCTCGCCGCCGCCGGCTCGGGGCTGGCGACCCTCGCGCTGCCCGGCTCTGCCGGTGTCACGGCCGCGACTGCCGCCGAGACCCTGGTCCTGCCCTACAACGACCTTGACGCCGTCGAAGCCGCCTTCGCCAAGCACGGTGACAGCATCGCCGCCGTCATCACCGAAGCCGCCCCCGCCAACATGGGCGTGGTCACCCCCGGTGAGGGTTTCAACGCGGGCCTGTCCCGGATCACCCGCGAGCACGGCGCCCTGCTGATCCTCGATGAGGTCCTCACCGGCTTCCGCACCGGCTACTCCGGATACTGGGGGCTGACCGGCGGGGCCGCCGACGCAGCCGAGCCGTGGGTCCCTGACCTGCTGACGTTCGGAAAGGTGATCGGCGGGGGCATGCCGACGGCGGCCCTCGGCGGACGCGCCGAGGTTATGGACTACCTGGCGCCCGTGGGCCCCGTCTACCAGGCCGGGACCCTGTCCGGGAACCCGGTGGCCATGGCCGCCGGCGTCGCGACCCTCACCCACGCCACCCCCGAGGTCTACTCCTTCGTGGACGCACGCTCCCTGGAGCTCTCCGCGGCGCTGTCGTCGGCCCTCGATGCCGCAGGCGTGGACCACTCCATCCAGCGCGCCGGCAACTTGTTCTCCGTGGCGTTCGGCACGGGCGCGCGGGGCGTCCACAACTACGACGACGCCCAGGGCCAGGAAGTGTTCCGCTACGCCCCGTTCTTCCACTCGATGCTGGACTCCGGGGTCTACCTGCCGCCGTCGGTCTTCGAAGCCTGGTTCCTTTCCGCCGCGCACGACGACGCCGCGATGAACCGGATCTTCGAGGCCCTGCCGGCCGCGGCGAAGGCGGCAGCCGCAGCGAAGCCGTAG
- a CDS encoding LLM class flavin-dependent oxidoreductase — protein sequence MTTAHESRTPSPTAPVGPGRILLGLNTFGDVGVFPDGHPVPHAQVLRQLLEQAELADEIGLHAFAVGEHHRRDFAVSAPEVFLAAAAARTKHIRLGSAVTVLSSDDPIRVFQRFATVDAISSGRAEVMLGRGSFIESFPLFGLDLADYDVLFEEKLELFDKVRAQEPVHWEGRTRPAINGLSVYPPLEHHLLPTWIGVGGTPESVLRCAEYGYPIIFAIIGGQPRSFAPLAGLYREAMAKYGQPMQQMATHSPGHIAATDEEAREEFFPHWIAMRNRLGAERGWGPGSRAEFDAMCTAEGALYVGSPETVAAKIALLKKNLGVDRFDLKYSNGTLPHTAMMRSIELFGTEVAPRVAALLSGSPAGDSTAN from the coding sequence GTGACCACGGCCCACGAGTCCCGGACTCCCTCTCCCACGGCCCCGGTGGGGCCCGGGCGGATCCTCCTGGGCCTGAACACCTTCGGTGACGTCGGCGTCTTCCCCGACGGCCACCCCGTCCCGCACGCCCAGGTCCTGCGGCAGCTCCTCGAGCAGGCTGAGCTCGCCGACGAGATCGGCCTGCACGCCTTCGCGGTGGGGGAGCACCACCGGCGCGACTTCGCGGTGTCCGCGCCCGAAGTCTTCCTGGCCGCCGCGGCCGCCCGCACCAAGCACATCCGGCTCGGCTCCGCCGTGACAGTGCTCAGTTCCGATGATCCGATCCGGGTCTTCCAGCGCTTCGCCACCGTGGACGCCATCTCCAGCGGCCGCGCGGAAGTCATGCTGGGCCGCGGCTCCTTCATTGAATCCTTCCCGCTGTTCGGCCTCGACCTGGCAGACTACGACGTCCTCTTCGAGGAAAAGCTCGAACTCTTCGACAAGGTCCGGGCGCAGGAACCCGTCCACTGGGAGGGACGCACCCGGCCGGCCATCAACGGACTGAGCGTCTATCCGCCGCTGGAACACCACCTCCTGCCCACCTGGATCGGTGTCGGCGGCACGCCCGAATCAGTGCTTCGCTGCGCCGAGTACGGCTACCCGATCATCTTCGCGATCATCGGCGGCCAGCCGCGGTCCTTCGCCCCGCTGGCCGGCCTCTATCGTGAGGCCATGGCCAAATACGGGCAGCCGATGCAGCAAATGGCCACACACTCGCCCGGCCACATTGCCGCCACCGACGAGGAAGCGCGGGAGGAGTTCTTCCCGCACTGGATCGCGATGCGCAACCGGCTGGGCGCGGAGCGCGGCTGGGGCCCGGGGAGCCGGGCCGAATTCGACGCCATGTGCACCGCCGAGGGCGCACTCTACGTGGGGTCCCCGGAAACCGTGGCCGCGAAGATTGCCTTGTTGAAGAAGAACCTGGGCGTGGACCGCTTTGATCTCAAGTACAGCAACGGCACCCTGCCGCACACGGCCATGATGCGCTCCATCGAACTGTTCGGCACCGAGGTGGCGCCCCGCGTGGCCGCCCTGCTGTCCGGTTCGCCGGCCGGCGACTCCACTGCGAACTGA
- the hemB gene encoding porphobilinogen synthase: protein MSFPTHRPRRLRTTPAMRRLTAEHRLSAAELILPAFIREGLTQPNPIASMPGVQQHTTDSLKRAAAEAVELGVGGIMLFGVPAVRDARGTASLDPDGVLNKAIRDVRAEVGDELVVMSDVCLDEFTDHGHCGVLDANGYVDNDATLEIYGQMAVAQADAGAHVLGPSGMMDGQVAVIRQALEDAGHANTAIVAYAAKYASAFYGPFREAVDSQLTGDRRTYQMDAANRREAILEVDLDLAEGADMVMVKPAMSYLDILADVAAMSPVPVAAYQISGEYSMIEAAAANGWIDRRAAITESVLGIKRAGANMVLTYWASELAGWLRESR from the coding sequence ATGAGCTTCCCGACCCACCGGCCGCGCCGGCTCCGCACCACGCCCGCCATGCGGCGGCTGACCGCCGAGCACCGCCTCTCGGCCGCGGAACTGATCCTTCCCGCCTTCATCCGTGAAGGCCTGACCCAGCCCAACCCGATTGCCTCGATGCCCGGCGTGCAGCAGCACACCACCGATTCGCTCAAGCGCGCCGCGGCCGAGGCCGTAGAGCTGGGCGTCGGCGGGATCATGCTGTTCGGTGTCCCGGCCGTCCGGGACGCGCGCGGCACCGCCTCCCTGGACCCCGACGGCGTGCTGAACAAGGCCATCCGGGACGTCCGCGCCGAGGTCGGCGACGAGCTCGTGGTCATGAGCGATGTGTGCCTCGACGAATTCACCGACCACGGCCACTGCGGCGTCCTGGACGCCAACGGTTACGTGGACAATGACGCGACCCTGGAGATCTACGGCCAGATGGCTGTCGCACAGGCCGACGCCGGGGCCCACGTCCTCGGCCCGTCCGGCATGATGGACGGCCAGGTCGCCGTGATCCGGCAGGCCTTGGAGGACGCCGGGCACGCCAACACCGCCATCGTGGCCTACGCCGCGAAATACGCCTCCGCGTTCTACGGGCCCTTCCGGGAGGCCGTCGACTCGCAGCTGACCGGGGACCGCCGCACATACCAGATGGACGCCGCCAACCGCCGCGAGGCCATTCTCGAGGTGGACCTGGATCTGGCCGAAGGCGCCGACATGGTCATGGTGAAGCCCGCCATGAGCTACCTGGACATCCTCGCCGACGTCGCCGCCATGAGCCCGGTGCCCGTGGCCGCGTACCAGATCTCCGGCGAATACTCGATGATCGAGGCCGCCGCCGCGAACGGCTGGATCGACCGCCGGGCCGCCATCACCGAATCCGTCCTGGGCATCAAGCGTGCCGGCGCCAACATGGTGCTGACCTACTGGGCGAGCGAACTCGCCGGCTGGCTCAGGGAATCCCGGTGA